The following coding sequences lie in one Lolium perenne isolate Kyuss_39 chromosome 2, Kyuss_2.0, whole genome shotgun sequence genomic window:
- the LOC127322008 gene encoding protein FAR1-RELATED SEQUENCE 5, whose protein sequence is MSSPSVPGHLPAPTPPPDPLPPASVSGSSSATHKASAPKPKSPITTAPSPSPPKPKPKPKPKPPSRNAAAIPVTAATVSRSSPAATSSAPEDYTPRMDMEFDSEQQAYEFYRHYAFKVGFNVRKRYTNKSRKTGEVTSCKLACSREGHKQHSSAATKPHNGAAIFLTESRTGCNAHLTIRRNNPGEKFQVNAFQPRHNHPLFAPPRGVPSPFQFHDAPVPPPPDFPNGDAGACAVGEGPLRTRRQWEMKYGEAAALLNHLQQQSLADPAFHHAVQLDAEDKVANVFWVDARMVIDYGHFGDVVAFDVVSRNSISLRHLASFVGCNNFGEPVVFGLALMYDETCESFQWLFQRFLHAMSRQAPRTFFSHQDAVIAKALSVVMPSTSHVICTSHIKHGATWNVNHLAKGQCDFINEFKACISEYDEEAEFLAAWDAMISKYDLRGNVWLQKLFEEKQKWARPYAKGIFTAGMKGTQLNERLNSDVRDHLKAEVDIVLFLKHLQKVINDRRYKELEVEYNSRLKLPYFKIRAPVLTQASEVYTSVIFQFLQEEFEEFQSAYIVNRDESGPCREYVVSIVEKEEQYTVYGNSTEQTVSCSCRKFETIGFLCSHALKILDAMDIKYIPDRYIMKRWTKYARCLNSPEVLGQEVQVEKSLEISNRYQYMCPKYVRLVSRASECEESCRVLDQFWGELSDKVEEILQKQTSIGTSVRQPDVQSLKIALSSITKGAESENVLDKSSSTAAKVLKRKDQKSKNHPRNCIEKGLRKKQKVHSEEPTVQYAFLDASAQSGNAMFQDLEAPPNMSQMGSQTPSYKAYMGTGLSSPMGTINYEEMHSGASPAFSLLLPSQELDFVDCHTSQVSSDSQHNQGL, encoded by the exons atgagcTCCCCCTCCGTTCCCGGCCACCTTCCAGCTCCCACTCCTCCACCAGATCCTCTCCCCCCTGCCTCAGTATCAGGCTCAAGCTCAGCCACTCACAAGGCCTCCGCGCCAAAACCTAAATCCCCAATCACCACCgcgccatcaccatcaccaccaaaaCCAAAACCAAAACCAAAACCAAAGCCCCCCTCCAGAAATGCCGCCGCCATTCCGGTTACGGCGGCTACCGTCTCCCGTAGCTCCCCTGCGGCGACCAGCAGCGCCCCGGAGGACTACACGCCGCGGATGGACATGGAGTTCGATTCGGAGCAGCAGGCGTACGAGTTCTACCGCCACTACGCCTTCAAGGTCGGCTTCAACGTCCGGAAGCGCTACACCAACAAGAGCAGGAAGACCGGCGAGGTCACCTCCTGCAAGCTAGCCTGCTCCCGCGAGGGACACAAGCAGCACTCCAGCGCCGCCACCAAGCCCCACAACGGCGCCGCCATTTTCTTGACTGAATCCCGCACCGGCTGCAACGCCCACCTCACCATCCGCCGCAACAATCCCGGCGAAAAGTTCCAGGTCAACGCTTTCCAGCCGCGCCACAACCACCCGCTCTTCGCCCCGCCCCGCGGCGTGCCCAGTCCCTTCCAGTTCCATGATGCCCCTGTTCCACCACCACCTGATTTTCCCAACGGTGATGCCGGCGCGTGTGCCGTCGGTGAAGGGCCCCTGCGGACTAGGCGGCAGTGGGAGATGAAGTACGGAGAGGCCGCCGCGCTGCTGAACCACCTCCAGCAGCAGTCGCTGGCCGACCCGGCGTTCCACCATGCCGTGCAGCTGGATGCCGAGGACAAAGTAGCGAATGTTTTCTGGGTTGACGCGAGGATGGTCATCGACTATGGCCACTTCGGCGATGTCGTCGCCTTCGACGTCGTTTCTAGGAACAGCATCAGCCTCCGTCATCTCGCCTCGTTCGTCGGCTGCAACAATTTCGGCGAGCCTGTGGTCTTTGGACTGGCTCTCATGTACGACGAGACCTGCGAGTCGTTCCAGTGGCTTTTCCAGAGGTTCCTTCACGCAATGTCTCGACAAGCGCCAAGGACTTTCTTCTCGCATCAGGACGCTGTCATAGCAAAGGCCCTGTCAGTAGTGATGCCTAGTACGAGCCATGTTATATGCACGTCGCACATTAAGCACGGCGCAACCTGGAATGTTAATCATCTTGCTAAGGGTCAGTGCGATTTCATCAACGAGTTTAAGGCGTGCATCAGCGAGTATGATGAGGAGGCGGAGTTTCTGGCAGCTTGGGATGCTATGATCAGTAAGTATGACCTTCGTGGTAACGTATGGTTGCAGAAGTTATTTGAAGAGAAACAGAAGTGGGCTAGGCCCTATGCAAAAGGGATCTTCACAGCTGGGATGAAAGGCACACAATTGAACGAGCGCCTGAATTCTGACGTGCGGGATCATTTGAAAGCCGAGGTGGATATTGTTCTGTTCTTGAAGCATCTTCAGAAGGTGATCAACGACAGGCGGTACAAAGAACTGGAGGTTGAGTACAACTCGAGGTTGAAGTTGCCTTACTTCAAAATTAGAGCTCCTGTTCTGACACAAGCTTCCGAGGTCTATACCAGTGTGATATTTCAGTTTCTACAAGAAGAATTTGAGGAGTTCCAGTCAGCTTACATTGTGAACCGTGATGAAAGTGGCCCGTGCCGCGAGTATGTTGTCTCGATTGTTGAAAAAGAGGAACAGTATACAGTTTATGGGAACTCCACGGAGCAGACTGTTTCATGCTCATGTAGGAAGTTTGAGACAATCGGATTCTTGTGTAGCCATGCTCTAAAAATTCTAGATGCTATGGATATAAAGTATATACCGGATAGATACATCATGAAGCGGTGGACCAAATACGCAAGGTGTTTGAACTCACCAGAGGTTCTAGggcaagaagttcaagtagagaaATCACTGGAAATTTCTAATCGCTATCAGTACATGTGCCCGAAGTATGTTAGGCTTGTTTCCCGGGCATCAGAATGCGAGGAATCCTGTAGAGTGCTAGACCAGTTTTGGGGAGAACTTAGTGATAAAGTTGAAGAAATCCTACAGAAACAAACCAGCATTGGCACATCTGTGAGACAGCCTGATGTTCAGAGTCTTAAGATAGCCTTATCTTCTATCACAAAAGGCGCTGAATCAGAAAATGTCCTGGACAAATCAAGCAGCACAGCAGCAAAAGTATTAAAGAGGAAAGACCAGAAAAGTAAAAATCATccgagaaattgcattgaaaaAGGTCTGAGGAAGAAGCAGAAAGTGCACTCAGAAGAACCCACAGTGCAGTATGCTTTTTTAGATGCTTCTGCACAATCTGGAAATGCTATGTTTCAG GACTTGGAGGCTCCTCCTAACATGTCCCAAATGGGTAGCCAAACTCCATCTTATAAAGCTTACATG GGGACTGGCCTTTCAAGTCCTATGGGGACAATCAACTATGAAGAGATGCACTCTGGCGCAAGTCCAGCGTTCTCTCTG TTGTTGCCTTCTCAGGAACTAGACTTTGTCGACTGTCACACTTCTCAGGTTTCAAGTGACAGCCAGCACAACCAG GGGTTGTAG